The following proteins are encoded in a genomic region of Agelaius phoeniceus isolate bAgePho1 chromosome 17, bAgePho1.hap1, whole genome shotgun sequence:
- the PLAGL2 gene encoding zinc finger protein PLAGL2, whose protein sequence is MTAFFPSVPNWIQDAKQEEEETGWKLVPRPRGEETESQGKCQCELSEPSFPHVDKLRTHTLSHSEQRPYNCPQLHCGKAFASKYKLYRHMATHSAQKPHQCMYCEKMFHRKDHLRNHLQTHDPNKEALHCPECGKNYNTKLGFRRHLAMHAAASGDLSCKVCLQTFESTQVLLEHLKAHSRRASGGAKEKKHPCDHCDRRFYTRKDVRRHLVVHTGRKDFLCQYCAQRFGRKDHLTRHMKKSHSQELLKIKTEPVDMLGLLSCSSSVAVKEELSPVLCMASRDMMGGKSFPGMLPVGMYSTHLQTMPSSGMPHSLVPNSLPMGMSYPLESSSPISSPPQPPPKYQLGSTSYLPEKLPKVEVDSFLSDFPGSLSLSSGDPQSSSPQPPALDEALLSKSPANLSEALCAANMDFSHLLGFLPLNLPPCNPPVSSGGLVMGYSQGEAQPLLTTLQHQPQESPGAGASLNFGPLHSLPPVFTSSLSTTTLPRFHQAFQ, encoded by the exons ATGACGGCATTTTTCCCCAGTGTTCCCAACTGGATTCAAGATGcaaagcaggaggaggaagagacagGCTGGAAATTAGTCCCCAGACCAAGAGGTGAAGAAACCGAAAGTCAGGGAAAATGCCAGTGTGAACTATCGGAGCCCTCCTTCCCTCACGTGGACAAGCTGAGAACTCACACGCTTTCCCATTCGGAGCAGAGGCCCTACAACTGCCCCCAGCTGCACTGTGGCAAGGCCTTTGCCTCCAAGTACAAGCTCTACAG GCATATGGCCACGCACTCTGCTCAGAAGCCCCACCAGTGCATGTACTGCGAGAAGATGTTCCACAGGAAGGATCACCTCCGGAACCACCTGCAGACCCACGATCCCAACAAGGAGGCCCTGCACTGTCCCGAGTGCGGCAAGAACTACAACACCAAACTGGGCTTCAGGCGACACCTGGCCATGCACGCGGCTGCCAGCGGTGACCTCAGCTGCAAGGTGTGCCTCCAGACCTTTGAGAGCACCCAGGTCCTGCTGGAGCACCTCAAAGCCCATTCCAGGCGGGCTTCTGGTGGGGCCAAGGAGAAGAAGCACCCGTGTGACCACTGCGACCGGCGCTTCTATACCCGCAAGGACGTGCGCAGGCACCTGGTGGTGCACACGGGGCGGAAGGACTTCCTGTGCCAGTACTGTGCTCAGAGGTTTGGGAGGAAGGACCACCTGACCAGGCACATGAAGAAAAGCCACTCCCAGGAACTGCTGAAGATTAAGACGGAGCCAGTGGACATGTTGGgtctgctcagctgcagctcctctgtggcagTGAAGGAAGAGCTGAGTCCTGTCCTGTGTATGGCATCCAGAGACATGATGGGTGGTAAGAGCTTCCCTGGCATGCTGCCCGTGGGCATGTACAGCACACATCTCCAAACCATGCCAAGCTCAGGGATGCCCCATTCTTTGGTTCCTAATTCTCTTCCAATGGGAATGAGCTACCCTCTGGAGTCTTCTtctcccatctcctccccacCGCAACCTCCTCCAAAGTATCAGCTTGGATCTACCTCATATTTGCCTGAGAAACTACCCAAAGTAGAGGTGGACAGCTTTTTGTCAGACTTCCCTGGCAGTCTGTCTCTCTCATCTGGTGATCCTCAGTCCTCTTCGCCTCAGCCACCCGCCCTGGATGAGGCTTTGCTTTCCAAGAGCCCTGCTAACCTCTCAGAGGCTCTCTGTGCTGCTAACATGGACTTTTCTCATCTTCTTGGCTTCCTTCCCCTAAACCTTCCTCCTTGCAATCCACCTGTCTCGTCGGGGGGATTGGTCATGGGCTACTCGCAGGGGGAGGCGCAGCCACTGCTCACCACTTTGCAACATCAACCTCAAGAGTCTCCCGGAGCCGGGGCCTCGCTGAACTTTGGGCCCCTTCATTCGTTGCCCCCCGTCTTCACCTCCAGCTTGAGCACAACCACGCTGCCACGGTTCCACCAGGCGTTCCAATAA